A single Actinomadura algeriensis DNA region contains:
- a CDS encoding DUF6882 domain-containing protein codes for MSEVITLANVLDDAALFSLEHQVHLEEVVGEHQWYVNLQEGRFDFTGSRDLTCSRVHLLGSAAPGPQSWLWAWANPSGYPEQLTAHSARVRDFGQKHGIEQLAAAEVPFDALPGGPADPKLEPARVTGALLDAAKVVSGCWTSYHAEVGQGTRAAFLIEHPEFRLPAPTFPRVMRVLQQSIAELPLRDHRRAIHSYARLRGLGAAFTPDHAKLTVTGPDFTIGVEFDQYNRVGEISARSGAETV; via the coding sequence ATGTCCGAAGTGATCACACTCGCCAATGTCCTCGACGACGCGGCGCTCTTCTCGCTCGAACACCAGGTTCACCTCGAAGAGGTCGTCGGAGAGCACCAGTGGTACGTCAACCTGCAGGAGGGACGGTTCGACTTCACCGGCAGCCGTGACCTGACCTGCAGCCGCGTCCATCTGCTGGGCAGCGCGGCGCCCGGACCGCAGTCGTGGCTGTGGGCCTGGGCGAACCCCTCCGGTTACCCCGAGCAGCTGACCGCCCACTCCGCCCGGGTGCGCGACTTCGGGCAGAAGCACGGCATCGAGCAGCTCGCCGCCGCGGAGGTCCCGTTCGACGCGCTGCCCGGCGGGCCCGCCGACCCGAAACTCGAGCCGGCCCGCGTCACCGGGGCGCTGCTGGACGCGGCCAAGGTCGTCTCCGGATGCTGGACCTCGTACCACGCCGAGGTCGGCCAGGGCACCCGCGCCGCGTTCCTCATCGAGCACCCGGAGTTCCGGCTTCCGGCGCCCACGTTCCCGCGCGTCATGCGGGTGTTGCAGCAGTCCATCGCCGAATTGCCGCTGCGGGACCACCGCCGCGCCATCCACTCCTACGCGCGGCTGCGGGGCCTCGGCGCCGCGTTCACCCCCGACCACGCCAAGCTCACCGTCACCGGACCCGACTTCACGATCGGCGTCGAATTCGACCAGTACAACCGCGTCGGCGAAATCAGCGCGCGTTCCGGAGCGGAAACGGTCTGA
- a CDS encoding poly(ethylene terephthalate) hydrolase family protein gives MAGALVQAPAAPAYAAPGGSGPYPADYETSWRLRDHTIYRPTNVPDGVKLPILAWGNGACRADGTWFENILKEFASHGFLVIANGSPGGRGSTDADMLTEAIDWAIDENDRLFSDLRGKIDTGSIAVAGQSCGGLEAYEVSASDPRVDTTMIFNSGMLDDANNDQLANLHAPIAYIVGGPTDIAYENAMDDWNRIPSALPAFMGNLDVGHFGTFSEPNGGEFGRVGSAWLKWRLKGDTTAGALFTGPNCGLCNTDWTLQRRNL, from the coding sequence ATGGCCGGCGCGCTCGTCCAGGCCCCGGCCGCTCCCGCCTACGCCGCGCCCGGCGGCTCGGGCCCCTACCCCGCCGACTACGAGACCTCGTGGCGGCTCCGCGACCACACGATCTACCGTCCGACGAACGTCCCCGACGGCGTCAAGCTCCCCATCCTCGCCTGGGGCAACGGCGCCTGCCGCGCCGACGGCACCTGGTTCGAGAACATCCTCAAGGAGTTCGCCTCCCACGGCTTCCTCGTCATCGCCAACGGCAGCCCCGGCGGCCGGGGCAGCACCGACGCCGACATGCTGACCGAGGCCATCGACTGGGCGATCGACGAGAACGACCGCCTCTTCAGCGACCTGCGCGGCAAGATCGACACCGGGAGCATCGCCGTCGCCGGCCAGTCCTGCGGCGGCCTGGAGGCCTACGAGGTCTCCGCCTCCGACCCGCGCGTCGACACCACGATGATCTTCAACAGCGGAATGCTGGACGACGCGAACAACGACCAGCTCGCGAACCTGCACGCCCCCATCGCCTACATCGTCGGCGGCCCCACCGACATCGCCTACGAGAACGCGATGGACGACTGGAACCGCATCCCGTCCGCCCTCCCCGCCTTCATGGGCAACCTGGACGTCGGCCACTTCGGCACCTTCAGCGAACCCAACGGCGGCGAGTTCGGCCGCGTAGGCTCCGCCTGGCTCAAGTGGCGCCTGAAGGGCGACACCACCGCCGGAGCCCTCTTCACCGGCCCGAACTGCGGCCTGTGCAACACCGACTGGACCCTCCAACGCCGCAACCTCTGA
- a CDS encoding MarR family winged helix-turn-helix transcriptional regulator, translated as MVITHMDGAAPARGREGDERHMTRPTYEVEYEQMLLSRHELLRRRPHALDRSAYVLLSRIRVQGPMSIGELSDAFGLDASTLNRQTAAAMRAGLVERIPDPTGGIARKFRITDKGSRMLDEQRDSIVRSLDRVMAGWSDDDISAFAAYLRRFNRDIETLSQRPWPRP; from the coding sequence ATGGTGATCACACACATGGACGGCGCGGCGCCCGCACGCGGCCGGGAAGGAGACGAACGGCACATGACCCGCCCCACCTACGAGGTCGAGTACGAGCAGATGCTGCTCAGCCGTCACGAGCTGCTTCGCCGTCGGCCCCACGCCCTCGACCGCAGCGCCTACGTCCTGCTCAGCCGCATCCGCGTCCAGGGCCCCATGTCGATCGGCGAACTCAGCGACGCCTTCGGCCTCGACGCGTCCACCCTGAACCGGCAGACGGCGGCCGCCATGCGCGCGGGCCTCGTCGAACGCATTCCCGACCCGACGGGCGGCATCGCCCGCAAGTTCCGCATCACCGACAAGGGCAGCCGCATGCTCGACGAGCAGCGCGACAGCATCGTGCGCAGCCTCGACCGGGTCATGGCCGGCTGGAGCGACGACGACATCAGCGCCTTCGCCGCCTACCTGCGCCGCTTCAACCGCGACATCGAAACCCTCTCCCAGCGCCCCTGGCCCCGCCCCTGA
- a CDS encoding DUF4352 domain-containing protein has protein sequence MSDPQVTRPDPVGPDGWPYIDHSAGPPPRPIGVVRRVLQAFGAIAGVQFLAAAIALLVLSSYRRAAADWLLPLLAVADLLITLQIGWLAIRDIRLAGRKAAGPRLVLTLLVVALLAGAGGAGYAINRYINRPVDAAFDIPVTDGDVRFTVSAPECGRKVKRIVVRGVMCRVRLTVANTGSAEALFDARAQRLHGDDAEHLGVLVAKGRRTHASWTLQAGASVRGYLVFDVPRGFVPRTLDLHAAEGTRGVRFPIV, from the coding sequence GTGTCGGACCCTCAGGTAACGCGCCCGGATCCCGTCGGCCCGGACGGCTGGCCCTACATCGACCATTCGGCGGGCCCGCCCCCGCGGCCCATCGGCGTCGTGCGCCGCGTCCTGCAGGCGTTCGGCGCCATCGCCGGCGTGCAATTCCTGGCCGCGGCCATCGCCCTGCTGGTGCTCTCCAGTTACCGGCGCGCGGCCGCGGACTGGCTGCTCCCCCTCCTCGCGGTCGCCGACCTCCTCATCACCCTGCAGATCGGATGGCTCGCGATCCGCGACATCCGGCTCGCCGGGCGGAAGGCGGCCGGGCCGCGGCTCGTCCTGACGTTGCTCGTCGTCGCGCTGCTCGCGGGCGCCGGAGGCGCGGGTTACGCGATCAACCGATACATCAACCGTCCCGTGGACGCGGCTTTCGACATTCCGGTGACGGACGGTGACGTCCGATTCACCGTTTCGGCTCCCGAATGCGGACGGAAGGTCAAGCGGATCGTCGTGCGCGGTGTGATGTGCCGGGTTCGGCTGACCGTGGCCAATACGGGCTCGGCCGAAGCCCTTTTCGACGCGCGTGCGCAACGGCTCCACGGGGACGACGCCGAACACCTCGGCGTGCTCGTCGCGAAGGGGCGCCGGACGCACGCGTCCTGGACCCTGCAGGCGGGCGCGTCCGTCCGGGGATACCTCGTCTTCGACGTCCCGCGCGGGTTCGTGCCGCGCACCCTCGACCTGCACGCCGCCGAGGGGACCAGGGGCGTGCGGTTCCCGATCGTTTAG
- a CDS encoding DUF397 domain-containing protein — translation MSNTNWRKANKSGENGGACVEVASVVNVVAVRDSKDPDGSKLVVSRRDFRRFTEVIKTL, via the coding sequence TTGAGTAACACCAATTGGCGCAAGGCAAACAAGAGCGGCGAGAACGGTGGCGCCTGTGTGGAGGTCGCGTCCGTCGTCAACGTTGTCGCCGTTCGTGACAGCAAGGATCCGGACGGTTCCAAGCTCGTGGTGAGCCGCCGTGACTTCCGGCGCTTCACTGAGGTCATCAAGACGCTTTGA
- a CDS encoding lytic polysaccharide monooxygenase — protein sequence MRRFVAYPLAGLAAVGSTLFVASPASAHGYVSSPPSRQALCAKGTVSGCGPIQWEPQSVEGPKGLRSCHGGNAQFAALSDESRGWPATNVGTTATFNWVVTARHRTANWEYFVGGTRVASVAGNNELPGAVVSHKVDLSRFSGRQTVLAVWNIGDTANAFYNCVDVNVGGGSGGTTPPTTDPEPQPSAQPSTPTTRPSTSPPTSSPTSPSARPEPPASGTAWKAWQKYKVGDVVTYKGKKYRCRQAHQSIRTWEPSEFTLALWLPL from the coding sequence ATGCGTAGATTCGTCGCGTATCCCCTCGCCGGCCTGGCGGCGGTCGGGTCGACGTTGTTCGTCGCGAGTCCGGCGTCGGCGCACGGTTACGTGTCGTCGCCGCCGAGCCGGCAGGCGCTGTGCGCGAAGGGCACCGTGTCCGGCTGCGGGCCCATCCAGTGGGAGCCGCAGAGCGTCGAGGGGCCGAAGGGGCTGCGCAGCTGCCACGGCGGGAACGCGCAGTTCGCGGCGCTGTCGGACGAGAGCCGCGGCTGGCCCGCGACGAACGTCGGGACGACCGCGACGTTCAACTGGGTCGTCACGGCGCGGCACCGGACGGCGAACTGGGAGTACTTCGTCGGCGGGACGCGCGTCGCGTCGGTCGCCGGGAACAACGAACTGCCCGGCGCGGTGGTCTCGCACAAGGTCGACCTCAGCCGCTTCTCGGGACGGCAGACGGTGCTCGCGGTGTGGAACATCGGCGACACCGCGAACGCCTTCTACAACTGCGTCGACGTGAACGTCGGCGGCGGTTCCGGCGGGACGACCCCGCCGACCACCGACCCGGAGCCGCAGCCCTCCGCCCAGCCGTCGACGCCGACCACCCGGCCGTCCACGAGCCCGCCCACGAGTTCGCCCACGAGCCCGTCCGCGCGGCCGGAGCCGCCCGCGAGCGGGACCGCCTGGAAGGCGTGGCAGAAGTACAAGGTGGGCGACGTCGTGACGTACAAGGGCAAGAAGTACCGGTGCCGGCAGGCGCACCAGTCGATCCGCACCTGGGAGCCCTCGGAGTTCACCCTGGCCCTCTGGCTGCCGCTGTGA
- a CDS encoding MFS transporter: MQDSVHAGRPPARVGGVVATLALAGTTAAIMQTLVTPLIADLPKILNTSSSNAAWVVTVTLLVGAVCVPVSGRLGDLVGKRKMLLACAVPLVAGSVVCALSSAVVPMIIGRGLQGAGMGMVPLGIALLRDVVPMERLSTSIALVSASMGIGGGLGLPIAAAVAEFASWRVLFWASAVLALAIAAMMWFLIPSVPPAAKGQRFDGVGAVGLAIGLVSFLLALSKGGDWGWGSATTIGLFAVAVVVLLAWGVWELRTREPIVDLRSTARPRTLLTNLASIFVGVGMYSAMLVVPQLLQFPEATGYGLGQSMLAAGLWMAPGGVMMMIVSPLGGRLTNARGPKFTLVSGILVLALGYGAMLALMGTAWGLMLGLMIINSGVGLAYGAMPALILGSVSAAESASANAFNTLMRSLGTSIGAAAVGVVLAEMTTTMGGHTFASENGFRVALLGGCGVALVAALIAAAIPAARSAARGKHAVADVEAERVESVH; this comes from the coding sequence ATGCAAGATTCCGTGCACGCGGGCCGGCCACCGGCCCGGGTGGGGGGCGTGGTCGCCACGCTCGCCCTGGCGGGCACCACGGCCGCCATCATGCAGACGCTGGTGACCCCGCTCATCGCGGACCTGCCGAAGATCCTGAACACGTCGTCGTCCAACGCCGCCTGGGTGGTCACCGTGACCCTGCTGGTGGGCGCGGTCTGCGTGCCGGTGTCCGGACGGCTCGGCGACCTGGTGGGCAAGCGCAAGATGCTGCTCGCCTGCGCGGTGCCGCTGGTGGCGGGATCGGTCGTGTGCGCGCTGTCGTCCGCGGTCGTCCCGATGATCATCGGGCGCGGGCTACAGGGGGCCGGGATGGGCATGGTGCCGCTCGGCATCGCCCTGCTGCGCGACGTCGTCCCGATGGAACGGCTCAGCACCTCGATCGCGCTGGTCAGCGCGTCGATGGGCATCGGCGGCGGGCTCGGCCTGCCGATCGCGGCGGCGGTCGCGGAGTTCGCGAGCTGGCGCGTCCTGTTCTGGGCCTCGGCGGTTCTCGCCCTGGCCATCGCGGCGATGATGTGGTTCCTGATCCCGTCCGTGCCGCCCGCCGCCAAGGGGCAGCGCTTCGACGGCGTCGGCGCGGTGGGCCTCGCCATCGGGCTGGTGTCCTTCCTGCTGGCCCTGTCCAAGGGCGGTGACTGGGGCTGGGGCTCCGCGACGACGATCGGCCTGTTCGCCGTCGCCGTGGTGGTCCTCCTCGCGTGGGGCGTGTGGGAGCTGCGGACGCGCGAGCCGATCGTCGACCTGCGCAGCACCGCCCGTCCGCGGACGCTGCTGACGAACCTGGCGTCGATCTTCGTCGGGGTCGGCATGTACTCGGCGATGCTGGTGGTGCCGCAGCTCCTGCAGTTCCCCGAGGCGACCGGCTACGGCCTCGGCCAGTCGATGCTCGCGGCGGGCCTGTGGATGGCGCCCGGCGGCGTCATGATGATGATCGTCTCGCCGCTCGGCGGGCGGCTCACCAACGCTCGCGGCCCGAAGTTCACCCTGGTCAGCGGCATCCTGGTGCTGGCGCTCGGCTACGGCGCCATGCTGGCGCTGATGGGGACGGCGTGGGGCCTCATGCTCGGCCTCATGATCATCAACAGCGGGGTGGGACTGGCCTACGGCGCCATGCCCGCGCTGATCCTCGGCTCGGTCTCGGCGGCCGAGAGCGCCTCCGCCAACGCGTTCAACACGCTGATGCGCTCCCTCGGGACCTCGATCGGCGCCGCCGCCGTGGGCGTGGTGCTGGCGGAGATGACCACGACGATGGGCGGCCACACGTTCGCATCCGAGAACGGTTTCCGGGTCGCCCTGCTGGGCGGCTGCGGCGTGGCCCTGGTCGCGGCGCTGATCGCCGCGGCGATCCCCGCCGCCCGGTCCGCCGCCCGCGGCAAGCACGCCGTGGCGGACGTCGAGGCCGAGCGGGTCGAGAGCGTCCACTGA
- a CDS encoding HAMP domain-containing sensor histidine kinase → MRDPRPGGMRGTLALVAFAVTAMVAVSFLLPLGLVVKQIARDRALTGAERQAASLIPVLAITTDPDALADAVASTEAGAAGRLALHLPSGTVGTPHAAPADVTAARDGGRAFVAGLRGGQVLLRPVVRDGAPAAVVEVFVPGAELTRGVTEAWVTFAGVALALGAVAVAMGDRLATRVVRSSRRLADAAGRVGAGELDVRITPDGPRELQAAATAFNTMAEQVAGLLAAERETAADLSHRLRTPLTALRLSIDGLVANPGDPRRLDRGREALARLEGEIDALIATARRPRPQAAGCDAADVVRERLEFWSALAEDQGRPHQLIAPDGPVPVPVARAELVAAIDALMGNVFRHTPRGAGFTVTVHRGRHAAGLLFADAGPGITDQDAALRRGTSGAGSTGLGLDIARRLAAATGGSLRVDRSPQLGGARIQMWLRTEPGRHGRRKGPRR, encoded by the coding sequence ATGAGGGACCCGCGTCCGGGCGGCATGCGCGGCACCCTCGCCCTCGTCGCGTTCGCGGTCACCGCCATGGTCGCGGTGTCGTTCCTGCTCCCGCTCGGCCTCGTGGTGAAGCAGATCGCCCGCGACCGGGCGCTGACCGGCGCCGAACGGCAGGCCGCGTCGCTGATCCCGGTGCTCGCGATCACCACCGACCCGGACGCCCTCGCCGACGCCGTCGCGTCCACCGAGGCGGGCGCGGCCGGACGGCTCGCGCTGCACCTGCCGTCCGGCACCGTCGGCACGCCGCATGCCGCGCCCGCCGACGTCACCGCGGCCCGCGACGGCGGCCGGGCGTTCGTGGCCGGGCTGCGCGGCGGGCAGGTGCTGCTGCGGCCGGTGGTGCGGGACGGCGCGCCCGCCGCGGTCGTCGAGGTGTTCGTGCCGGGCGCGGAACTGACCCGGGGCGTCACCGAGGCGTGGGTGACGTTCGCCGGGGTGGCGCTCGCGCTCGGCGCGGTCGCCGTCGCGATGGGCGACCGGCTCGCGACCCGCGTCGTCCGCTCGTCCCGCCGCCTCGCCGACGCCGCCGGACGGGTCGGCGCGGGCGAACTCGACGTGCGGATCACCCCGGACGGCCCCCGCGAACTCCAGGCGGCCGCGACCGCGTTCAACACGATGGCCGAGCAGGTCGCGGGCCTCCTCGCGGCCGAACGGGAGACCGCCGCCGACCTGTCGCACCGGCTCCGCACCCCGCTCACCGCCCTGCGGCTGAGCATCGACGGCCTCGTCGCCAACCCCGGCGACCCCCGCCGCCTCGACCGCGGCCGCGAGGCCCTCGCCCGTCTCGAGGGCGAGATCGATGCGCTCATCGCCACCGCCCGGCGGCCCCGCCCGCAGGCCGCCGGATGCGACGCCGCCGACGTCGTCCGGGAACGGCTGGAGTTCTGGTCCGCGCTCGCCGAGGACCAGGGCCGTCCGCACCAGCTCATCGCCCCGGACGGCCCGGTCCCGGTGCCGGTCGCGCGCGCCGAGCTGGTCGCGGCGATCGACGCGCTGATGGGCAACGTGTTCCGGCACACCCCCCGCGGCGCCGGGTTCACCGTCACCGTGCACCGGGGGCGGCACGCCGCGGGCCTGCTGTTCGCCGACGCCGGGCCCGGCATCACCGACCAGGACGCCGCCCTGCGCCGCGGGACGTCCGGCGCCGGGTCCACCGGCCTCGGCCTCGACATCGCCCGCCGCCTCGCCGCCGCCACCGGCGGCAGCCTGCGCGTGGACCGGTCCCCGCAGCTCGGCGGCGCCCGCATCCAGATGTGGCTGCGCACCGAGCCGGGACGGCACGGCCGCCGTAAGGGGCCGCGGCGCTGA
- a CDS encoding DUF305 domain-containing protein translates to MKGRRAALIASAVLAPLLLTACGGAGEADGRPVSAATPAAKHNDGDVMFLQMMIEHHRQGLEMAKLAERRAPSRDVRVLAGAVGATQTEEAKRMIAWLQAWSKPLKAQHGHGHGHHSAHGAMPATGAKEIEALKEAKGAAFEAAFLNLFIAHQHNAVEMARTELAEGVNPDAKAFAGRVRDSRTDQIQQMLGMLGT, encoded by the coding sequence GTGAAGGGTCGGCGCGCGGCGCTGATCGCGTCGGCCGTCCTCGCGCCGCTGCTGCTGACGGCGTGCGGCGGGGCCGGGGAGGCGGACGGACGGCCGGTGAGCGCCGCGACCCCGGCGGCGAAGCACAACGACGGGGACGTCATGTTCCTGCAGATGATGATCGAGCATCATCGGCAGGGCCTCGAGATGGCGAAGCTCGCGGAGCGGCGGGCGCCGAGCCGGGACGTGCGCGTCCTCGCCGGGGCGGTCGGGGCGACGCAGACCGAGGAGGCCAAGCGGATGATCGCGTGGCTGCAGGCCTGGTCGAAGCCGCTGAAGGCGCAGCACGGGCACGGGCACGGGCACCACTCGGCGCACGGCGCGATGCCCGCGACCGGCGCCAAGGAGATCGAGGCGCTGAAGGAGGCGAAGGGGGCGGCGTTCGAGGCGGCGTTCCTCAACCTGTTCATCGCCCACCAGCACAACGCCGTCGAGATGGCGCGGACCGAGCTCGCGGAGGGCGTGAACCCGGACGCGAAGGCGTTCGCCGGACGCGTCCGGGACTCCCGCACCGACCAGATCCAGCAGATGCTCGGCATGCTCGGCACCTGA
- a CDS encoding dihydrofolate reductase family protein has translation MRSVTYSMGVSLDGYIVGPDGEFDWTEPDEEIFRRWIDEMREVDVHLLGRRLYETMLYWETADQDQSLNDSELEWTALWKPLPKVVFSTTLTSVQGNARLASGGVAEEIERLRAEPGDGEIAIGGATLAAEAAASDLIDEYRAMVYPVLVGGGIPFFPHHKRRVDLELVETRTFPSGVVYLRHRVARPHQAE, from the coding sequence ATGCGCAGCGTGACCTATTCGATGGGCGTCTCGCTAGACGGCTACATCGTCGGGCCGGACGGCGAATTCGACTGGACGGAGCCCGACGAGGAAATCTTCCGCCGCTGGATCGACGAGATGCGCGAAGTCGACGTCCACCTGCTGGGGCGGCGGCTGTACGAGACGATGCTGTACTGGGAGACCGCCGACCAGGACCAGTCGCTCAACGACTCGGAACTCGAGTGGACCGCGCTCTGGAAGCCGCTGCCGAAGGTCGTGTTCTCCACCACGCTGACGTCGGTGCAGGGCAACGCCCGCCTCGCCTCCGGCGGCGTGGCGGAGGAGATCGAGCGGCTGCGAGCCGAACCGGGCGACGGCGAGATCGCGATCGGCGGCGCGACCCTCGCCGCCGAGGCGGCCGCGTCCGACCTGATCGACGAGTACCGGGCCATGGTCTACCCGGTGCTGGTAGGCGGCGGCATCCCGTTCTTCCCCCACCACAAGCGCCGCGTCGACCTCGAACTCGTCGAAACCCGCACCTTCCCCTCCGGAGTCGTCTACCTCCGCCACCGCGTGGCGCGCCCGCACCAGGCCGAATGA
- a CDS encoding cupin domain-containing protein, with protein sequence MIDAKNIEKPDERRDFPKGHLEVIELPGLVFGRATFEPGWRWTESLKDIAGTDLCEVHHNGYVVKGRIHVRMQDGTEEEAGPGDVFVVSPGHDAWTVGDEPCVVFDFAGGIGVYAKASEG encoded by the coding sequence ATGATAGATGCCAAGAACATCGAGAAGCCGGACGAGCGCCGCGACTTCCCCAAGGGGCACCTGGAGGTCATCGAGCTTCCGGGGCTCGTCTTCGGGAGGGCGACCTTCGAGCCCGGCTGGCGCTGGACGGAGTCGCTGAAGGACATCGCGGGCACCGACCTGTGCGAGGTCCACCACAACGGCTACGTCGTCAAGGGCAGGATCCACGTGCGCATGCAGGACGGCACCGAGGAGGAGGCCGGTCCCGGGGACGTGTTCGTGGTGTCGCCCGGTCACGACGCCTGGACCGTCGGCGACGAACCCTGCGTGGTGTTCGACTTCGCCGGAGGCATCGGCGTCTACGCCAAGGCGTCCGAAGGCTGA
- a CDS encoding TetR/AcrR family transcriptional regulator, which yields MSDEGTARPKRADARRNKETLLDAAAAVFVESGVDAPVRDIAARAGVGTATIYRHFPTRADLIIAVYRHQVESTAEAGPALLRDGPSPHTALARWIDLFVDFLVTKHGLAAALRSDDAGFEALHAYFLDRLLPVCTRLLDAAAEAGEITPDLEAYELMRGVGNLCIGADSDPRYDARRLVALLIAGLRRPA from the coding sequence ATGAGCGACGAGGGCACGGCCCGGCCCAAACGCGCGGACGCGCGGCGCAACAAGGAGACGCTGCTCGACGCGGCCGCCGCGGTGTTCGTCGAGTCGGGCGTGGACGCGCCGGTGCGCGACATCGCGGCGAGGGCGGGCGTCGGGACGGCGACGATCTACCGCCACTTCCCGACCCGGGCGGACCTGATCATCGCCGTCTACCGGCACCAGGTGGAATCGACCGCCGAGGCGGGCCCGGCCCTTCTGCGCGACGGCCCGTCCCCCCACACGGCGCTGGCGCGATGGATCGACCTGTTCGTCGACTTCCTGGTCACCAAGCACGGGCTCGCCGCCGCCCTGCGGTCCGACGACGCGGGCTTCGAGGCGCTGCACGCCTACTTCCTCGACCGCCTGCTGCCCGTGTGCACCCGGCTGCTCGACGCCGCGGCCGAGGCGGGCGAGATCACCCCCGACCTGGAGGCGTACGAGCTGATGCGCGGCGTCGGCAACCTCTGCATCGGCGCGGACAGCGACCCCCGCTACGACGCGCGCCGGCTCGTCGCGCTCCTCATCGCAGGGCTGCGCCGTCCGGCCTGA
- a CDS encoding DUF397 domain-containing protein, with protein MDLSNAVWRKGSRSAEHGGDCVEVASVLDTVAVRDSKDPDGPKLIVSREDFQRFAATLKTL; from the coding sequence ATGGACCTGAGTAACGCCGTTTGGCGCAAGGGGAGTAGGAGCGCGGAACACGGTGGAGACTGTGTGGAGGTTGCGTCTGTGCTCGACACCGTTGCAGTTCGTGACAGCAAGGACCCCGACGGCCCCAAGCTAATCGTGAGCCGCGAAGACTTCCAGCGTTTCGCTGCGACTCTCAAGACGCTTTGA
- a CDS encoding serine/threonine-protein kinase, giving the protein MSVVIRENPQGLPVERAVRIAAQVADALGAAHERGVVHRDIKPANVMLLPGDHVTVMDFGIARHADQVTELTGSAAIGTPAFMAPEQFDGGEVGAAAELYAVGVLLFALLTGRMPRAALSQWRAHYERLSLSVVDAAERKFLRKHRPDTLYEHDEIFEIGSVWLTAYDVPSQYQGSAWLYCKGLGLLFTGLTLHALDPRHRGLYGGMLSAMRPATRVLPGWGEETTAGALLHSV; this is encoded by the coding sequence CTGTCCGTCGTCATCCGGGAGAACCCGCAAGGGCTGCCGGTCGAGCGGGCGGTGCGGATCGCGGCGCAGGTCGCGGACGCGCTGGGCGCGGCGCACGAGCGGGGCGTCGTCCACCGCGACATCAAGCCCGCGAACGTCATGCTCCTGCCGGGCGACCACGTGACGGTGATGGACTTCGGCATCGCGCGGCACGCCGACCAGGTGACCGAGCTGACGGGCAGCGCCGCGATCGGCACCCCCGCGTTCATGGCGCCCGAGCAGTTCGACGGCGGCGAGGTGGGCGCCGCCGCAGAGCTGTACGCGGTGGGCGTCCTGCTGTTCGCGCTGCTGACGGGCCGGATGCCGCGGGCGGCCCTTTCGCAATGGCGAGCCCATTACGAGCGGCTCTCCCTGAGCGTCGTGGACGCCGCCGAGCGCAAGTTTCTGCGCAAGCATCGGCCCGACACGCTGTACGAACACGACGAGATATTCGAGATCGGCAGCGTGTGGCTGACGGCTTACGACGTGCCGAGCCAGTACCAGGGGAGTGCCTGGCTCTACTGCAAGGGGCTCGGGCTCCTGTTCACCGGGCTGACGCTGCACGCGCTCGATCCGCGGCACCGGGGTCTGTACGGCGGGATGCTCTCCGCCATGCGCCCGGCGACGCGCGTGCTGCCGGGGTGGGGCGAGGAGACCACGGCCGGGGCCCTCCTCCACAGCGTTTGA